In the genome of Anguilla anguilla isolate fAngAng1 chromosome 15, fAngAng1.pri, whole genome shotgun sequence, the window TCTAGAAGGTTTGAGGGTAATTGGGCTGAGAGCTCGGCCACTTAGCGCAGTGACGAAGACCAGGACCTACAGCAGCACGTCCTCCTCTCTCGCTGTTTTCAGCAcaagaaggtgtgtgtgtgtgcgtgtgtgtgtgcatgtgtgtgtgcgtgtgtgtggggggggtgctctCTCCAAGGACAACATAGAATAACCTGTCTTATATGGCTTTTAGCTCACTGTTCTTGTTTGATTCTAGTCAATAAGCAGTTTGTTTAGCATTTATAATTCTACTACTCATTTAAGAGAAGAATTAAGCTGCCATCCAATTTTTACAGGTGACTTCTCCAGGAGagatcagcacacacagcacacacagcagcgcAAAGCTAGAGTCACCATTAAAATTTTGAAGGAATGTGCGTCACTGCAGTGTTATTATGATGCCCCCCCCAATATgcacaatatgcacacacatatatgcacacacacacacacacacacacatacaagcacaagCCCGCActtacacaaacatacacacacatacatgcccacacacacacacatcataaccAAAATGCACTTCCTGGTTGCCagagagcacccccccccaaaataaaagcGTGTGTTCAGCTGGAGTTAATAGCTGCAGCTCAGTCGGTGATAAATCTGAGAGTTATTAATGGCCGTGTCTGTGAGCGCTCTTGCTAATAAACTCTCCTACAGAGCCTGGGGGCGGCTGGGCAGGCACTGGCTTTCTGTAACTAAACACACTGCTTCAGTGCTCTGCTTGGCTCAGCTCAGCTAAGCACGGTTTGGGGCTGCCCTGCAAAAGGTGTTGACTATGGATGGCCATGTGTATCATCAAAACGAACAGCACTGTCCTTCCCTTTTCTTCATCATCACAGACACACCACTAAACTCTTTCCTGCTGCTTCTATTTTCAATCTCAATGTTGgccagaaaaaatgaaaaagaaaatagaatttGGCTCATTGATTCTGTTAGACGTTCTGccataaatattcattattGGAAGTGCAGTTTGCTGTTCGTTGTGAGCCCACGATACGTATTTAATGGGATTAAACTTTGGGTGCCAAGGACATGGTGAAGGATGAGGCCAGATGGGTGGGGCTCTGTGTCAGTTGGCCAGGCTCCTCCCTTACATGAGGTAATGGGCTATATCACCAATGAGCACGCAGGCATGCTACAGTAATGCAAATAACACTGGGGAAATGTTAAGAGTCATAGCCATGGCAAAAAAGTCGTGGCAGATGAAGCCCCCCGTTCATAAATCCTCTCACACCTtttcctgcccccctcctccaggtCCCATTACCCTGGGGCTGAAGTTCAGCTCCAGTAAACCATGAGTCTATTAAGACCCGTGTTTTCTGAGAGCCCCACTGGGAGTCGTCCGCCTGTCGCCTCTTAAACAGGCGTGCACTGAAAACCTCCCACAATGCAACCTGTTAGGGCCAAGCGTATCGCTGCTCTCGGACCCCTGTCGCCTCAGACCTTTTTTCAGTGTGGCGCTCAGAGCCCCAACTAGAGGACAATGAGCATCCGTGGAGAAGTGGACCACATGCACTGCACAACTCCCAAAAACCAATCATACTGCACTGCACAACTCCCAATAACCAATCATACTGCACTGCACAACTCCCAAAAACCAATCATACTGCACTACACAACTCCCAAAAACCAATCATACTGCACTGCACAACTCCCAATAACCAATCATACTGCACTGTAAAACTCCCAATAACTGACCATACTGCACAGCACAACTCCCAATTGCACATGGGTCTATAACTGTTAATTCTCCCCTGTGCATGCAATTATTGCAAAACTAAGAGCTTGTTTGGAGAGGAGTGCAAAATGATATCAATTACCCCAGAAAAAGTGTGGGTCTGAATACAGGTTGGAGCTGCTCAGTTTGGGGATTTGTGTTCGTACATGGTCCGGCAGGCGTGTCTCACTGTTATGTTCCCAGTTTATATTTTAGACACATTGAAGCTCACTGGTGTACAAACCATACAGAAAGGGGCCAATGCACAGTTCAGCTATGACCAAATAGAATAGTCTCTTCTTTATCTACTTGCCAAAAGAGACTTCCTGTCTCTTCTATACAGTTCAGTGTAGTGGAGATAGTGCCCTATACATGCCTACAGTATGTATTGAATGGATTGAACCTGAACACAAATTCAATCATCCTAAAGGGAAATGGatccctcccccactccccttGTCACGACTGATTTCTAATGAACAGTAAACGCAGTGATTTGATTAGGTTCATACACGTCCGGAGTAGTGGCAAGCTTTGGAAGGCATCCAATAGGGTAATTAGATGCTTTTCTTGTGAGTGGTTCTACATCCCTGCAAACAGTTAGTCATTTAGAGAGAATAAGTCATGAGTataggggtgggtggggggtgtgggagcaATAAGTCATGAGTGTATCAgtctggggttgggggggggggggggggcagggggctgcaCGATGTGGAGAGAAAGAGGCTGCTGGAAGACTTAATGTCACATCACAGGCTTCCAAACACCACTACAGGTCTTCAGCTCAGCCTGTGGACattttccacacacaaacaaacacacacacatacacacacagacacattcacatacacgtTAACATGATCCAGatttaaacatacacatacacttgcaTATATACACTTAAATATGATGTGCATGaagacacatacatgcatgtacacacacacacacacacacacacaaacacacacttgcagaATTGCAGAACATTACGCTGTATATAAGTTTGTAAGACACAGAAACCCATGATTTGTGAGAACTATTGGAGAATAACTGTTCCCAGTTGTGATGAGCAGGTAGCTCTTTTGGAAATATGCACACTATTTAATTGTGCGGCAAGAGTAGGGATCAACCACAATCCTAATgagaaatgcaaaatatttataCGCATGACCATTAATAATGGGCACAGAAATCATCTCCACATCATTCGTGATATAAAACAAAGCTCACATGGCCTGTAACCAGAATCAGATGATTTTCTGGAGGCCAAATCATCCTTACAATCACAACTCTTTCCATGCTTAATGGGGTAGGACATCAGTCCTTTCCCGATTACGAGCATAGATTGCTCTAAATCACACGGTGACATCATCTCGACAGGTGTTGAACCTCACACCTTGGAGGTCAGAGACAGgatcgggggcggggggttggggaggtgtGCGGTATCTCTTGACTGGTTGGCTGTCAGCTCAGTCGTGGTACGTTACAAAGCCCCAAAACCAGGACGGCGTCTGGTATTTTACTGCCCTGTTGGAGGACCTTGGGctttggacacccctgatggGATCACGACTGAGGGCTGATGGGAGCGGAGTTGACGAGGGCTCTGCGTGCCATGGCAGCGAGATGATTGACCAGTCAGGCGTTTAATCTCAGCCCCGAGGAGCAGCACCAATCAGAACCCGCCGCAAAATTTAATAACTGGGGCTGGTGTCAGGCTTGTCAGACTCATTCGGAGATGAAGACGGGGGTGGAGGGATGCGGTGGGGTTGAGGGGGGTCACGCAAGAAACAGTACTGCAGATTGGAGAAAGAAACCTTTTCAGTTCTCATAGAAAAGggcctattttttatttttatttttttacaggaagATGGTGAAGGGACCATTCCCCTCTCACACCCATCAGATGGCTTACTGGCTCATTCTGGAAAGAGGTGCCCACTTTCAATCTATCATTCTTATTTAACAAACCCAAGACCTCTTTTAGTgaatcccttttttttcttttttaaagtaggtttaaaaaaatcaatggaaaCATTTCATGGAGCTTCTATTTTCAGATGTTCAAACATGCAAAATGCACCTCTGGTCAGTGACATACACAGTGCATGCATGTTCACAGATAGAGATTTCAAAATGATAATGGCAATTACTGTTTTGGTTATCAATGGCGATTGCCTTTGGTTCAGTTATCTGATATACCATCATGCACAGCTTTAACACTACAGCAGACTCCTTCAATATACCAAAGAACAAGAACAACCCACCAATATGGcttatttcagttttgaatgGACACCGATTGCTACTCAAGAAAGAATGTGCTGATGACCCCCCTTTATTcatttaagaataaaaataatcattttagaaaaggaaaatagatcaaatatatataaataaatactcaaaataGCTATTGGCACACAGATACGAAAAAgatcatatactgtatgcattttgcagaaataaaacacaaagcatcAAATTATAgaatttattcaatttatacatttcacatatttatcACTATAATTTGTATTCACAACTCCTAAATAAATAGAgatttatgtatatataaacaaacGTCACACAATACAATGAATAATCACAAATATATTTGCCTATCTAGCACCagacattattattacttcTGGCTACTTTGTATAAGCAAGTGACCCTCACACATTTCGGCCTACTACACTGCATGTAAGTTTGCAAATCacataaaaatgctttgtaacCACTTATTTTCGATTAGATCAGTTTAATCGTCAGATACTTTACATTCACATTGATACCGTTGTCTGATACAATTCCTCAACACTTTGCATAGTATCAGACCACGTgccaaaatgaacagaattaagGCGCTtaatcaattaataaataactatACTCAGATACAGGGCTTGATTTCCTGAGGCCTTTAGcctgtgcaaaaccttttagcacaggcaaaactaataacacatccaatgattggtgcaaaacaaatggttttgcatgtgctaaatgGCTTTACATATGCTAGaagtcttagtaaatcaggctaTTAATGTACAACAGACGATGAAAACACGACACACATAGATGGCAActatacaaacagaaaaatgtcaaatgctCATCCCTCTGAATTCCACTACCATTTCCCCTTGAATAATTTTAAGCCCTTTTCCTTTAAGCATTTGCGATTAGCTTTGGAAAACTCTTAGTTTCACTGTACACACTTTGCATTTcttatttccataaaaaaaggaagaactatcataatgataatgatatgATGCTATGTCTATATGCTGGCATGACTAAAATGAGTGCATCACGACCAGCCTCCTCCCATAAAATTAATGTCAAAATTAATCTCGATTCTGTACAACCTCTCAAACGTCAAACCAGCCTTACTGCTAATGCAAAACCTTACCAGCAAACCCAACTATAACTGCCAACTTTGTTTAAATTGATGGTTGTTCCTTGGACATCCCGGAGCAGTGACACAACATTTCAACAACTGACCATTTATACcaataaatatatgtacagCATGAGGAACAGGGTCACTACACACATGAACAACACCTACATGATCAATTGGACACCAAAATGTGCCCCATAGTTAATTTCcaatttaaatgtatacatGTTTTACTGGTGTTGTCCATTAGGCTAAATAAATCTTCTTCATACCCTAAATCTTTCCTTGATACTTTGCAAATGCTGACCACTCATAATCTCTGCTACAACTTAAATATTTTCCATACTTGCAGAAAATTGAATTTGGCACAATTCCTAGATTTATGATATCACATCCAACAGGTGGTCAATAGGTATAGTTTTGGCACATAATActggtgaaaaaaagaaaattgaccCTTTGTCAAGCCAATCGCCCATAGTTACTGTTGCATAAAGCTTTTGGCTCGGAGAGCAACTTTCCAGGGGACAATCCAAAAGCCACAGGGATATCACAACCtttatttgaatacaaattcaaattaaacaaaaaagggATTGTTTATCAGGAAACTTTTTGGTACATCTTGGtcatattacattattaatttttattttctttctgtatgATTGGCTGTCTAACTATGGCTAATTCACTGATGAAATTGTTCACTTAAAGTGATAAAGTGGTTAAGAAAGGCAGGTAAGACTGAACAAGATACGTATCATTAATTTCCATGTACCTTGTCAGTAGTTAGCTAGAAAAGGTAGGTCATTAATGCAATTCAGTATAGATCATAACTAGCAGGCTCACATCATTAATAAAGGTAGAGAGCTTAGTTAACTGCTACAATAGAGAAGTTATGCAAAATAACAAGCAAGCAAAAGCATCAGCTAAATTAGTAATTTATACATTAGACCTACATCAATAAATTgagaactgaaaaaaagtgttttatttatatttgagcAGACGTAGCAAACTGTGTTTACTGATTCACAATGTTGAGAAATTGTCTGTAGTCCAATCCTGTGTTTGCTCATGTTGGTCAAATGTATATCAAATGTATAATAGTACACCTAATGATTTCTAAATTACCATCCTCCATGCTTTGAAGCAAAAGCTTCATGGAGCCAAGAGCCATTAGCAACAATGGCTATCCTATCTGATAGGCAGTCAACTAGCCAATCAAAAAGCTAACAAAGGGTCAATGggcattaaatgcatttttacaaatgttaaaGTAGAGACAATGTAGGAAGATGAATCGGTGTCACTTGTTTCATAGACACGGCTGTGTAAATACTGCATAATGACAATGCTTACTTTTTCTTGGATAAAGCAAATATCATACAAATGTTGAGGCAATTAtgcaaatacaattattatatgTATGAGGTCAGAACCTATTTGAATGTTATTGCTCTGTCTTTTTAAGTATTATTTTCCTGTTCCTTCTGAGGAGAATCTTTGATAAAAATAATCAAAGAGTTTCATACATACCCCCGCTAGTTGTTATTCCTTTGAGACCTAatagcagatgctcttaaaCAAGTGTTGTCAATATATTGCACTATTCTCATGCCACACCCATCTCCCTTTAGTACTCTCTGTTTCATTCCCGGTTTTTTCATTATGGAACATCAACACGCCTCCAGAGACTACACTGTTTTACAAATGACTTGGTATAGCagcaattaaaagaaaaacagagagagagctaagtaacaataaataaatgaacacaaatcGGTGAGTATATTAATCTCACTGAAACGCCACTGATCATTATTTAACGCACTGGAAACGGAGTTCGCTCCCTCTGTTGGTTTTTGACGTACTCAGCCGATgactgggcggggctgggcaggGAGGGCCAGTGGCGGGTCGGGGCGGTTGGAACTCTACTCGTTCTCGTTGTTGGAGGAGTCAGGACTGGATTCCCCATCGCTCAGGGCCTCTTTGTTCGTGAAGGTGCCGGCCAGCGCGGTGCTGAGCCGCGGCTTGACCGGAGCCAGCTCCGACAGGATGATGTTGTCGTTGCCCACCAGCGTGGCTTTGTCCATGATCTCCTTGCTGTGCTTCGAGAGGACCGCGTCCAAGAAGTCGTACTTCGGTGACAGTTTCCCGCTCTCAAACAAGTACTTGGCCAGGTAGGAGAACAGCACGTTTCCCAGGAAGGAGGCCAACATGGACATGGTCTTGAAAGGGAACCTCTGATTGATATAGTACTCCACATTCTTTGTGAGGTGGTGCACCCTGCTCTCCCGGCTCCAGCCGGGGTAATAGATGAAGGGGGGGAGTTTGAGGTAGGGCTCCCCGCCCCCGATGCGCAGCAGCATGCCGAAGACGTAGCCGGCCACCGAGCCGTAGGTGTTGGTGCCCTTTACGAACAGCACGCTGATGAGCTGGGGGAAGATGATGACGTACACCAGGTCTGAGCTCAGGTACCACAGGCCGTAGACCGTGCCCGTCAGCAGCGCCATGGCGGTGGCCAGGGCGCCGAACACGAAGATGGTGATCCGCATCACCCAGACGATCTCCCGGTCCGACgcctgaggtgggggggagggttgggcaAAACAGCACAACCGGCAGCACGGTTACGCTCAGCGCAATTGCCACCAGATAGAAAAGCGACTTAATAAACCACTTATCGGCCAGAGTGCCGGTGAGCCTTTCTGAAAACGGGACCTCGCTCAACTTAAATGTGACGCGATTAAGGAGAAGCACATGAGGTCAGTTTCCCGTACCGCACAGAGCCATTCGCAGCGTGAGAGAGCCAGCGCTGTCTGGCTCATGAGCGCGAGCTTCCAGGATTACCTGACATGCAGGGCTGCAGTATGCTGTCTCAGAGGCAGCCACTTACGAGCTGCTAATTgctcactgctgttttctgAGAGGAAAACCCCACACGGAAGCTGACAATACATAAAAGACCTCCTCAGTGGACGGAAAAATAATTGCAGCACTGTggacaaaaaatttaaaaaaatagtccTTGACCGCAAAAGTGCTGCTTTTTCTCTTCAGTTTAATAATGATTCAGTTCAAAAGGAATAACCAGAAGCATttcactcaaaaaaagaaaataatagaaaaagcatatattttttaaaaagctcttcAAACATGTTATTGATTTTTCAGGTATTGCTTTGGCTGAAAGCTTAACACAAAATTGATTCACTGCCTAAATTGATCTTGgcaatgattttatttctgcactttgattgcatttgaaatgatttaCGTGGCATTGAAGTATATGCACAATTGTCacttaaatgtaatatatttcatGAATACAAGAACATGGTTTAAAATTTAGTCTCTGCTCTAAACCTTTCCAAGACATACAGTGCATTTTAGCAACAGAACAGGCCACTGTACTGAAGCCACATTTCACTTGCATCTATGCCCTGTGACAGACATGGTGTCTTCAACTTATCCgtgaaaaaaaaacgcacattTTAAGACAGTAATTACTCAGTGCAAAACGAGATGTATCAATAGAAAGATAGAAAGTGTTCATCTTCATTATGCACTAAAAGAGCAGAGGTCGCTTGTCTAAAGCAATCCAGTGGCTTCATAAAAATGTACCTTTCATTTTGATCAGCAAAAGGAACACCTACGTAAAGTACAATGTGGCGTGAGTGAGACGGACGGGTGTGGCTCTCACCGATTGGCGGAAAGCTAGCTGATAGATGTTCCGGGCAAACATGGAGCTGGCAGAGAGAATGGACGAGtcagctgatgacatcactgctgcagACACGGCCCCCAgtccaaaaaaggaaatgtagGGTGGGCACAGATGCTGGAGCACGATGGGTAGAATCATGTCTGATTGATCCCTTTTCATCGGCGGCACTGGCCCGTAGGAGGTCTGGTTCCAGTCTGTTTGAAACGCCCCCCAAGAAAGAACAGGCCATATGCTCAGTGGGTCCAAtgggggtctctctctctctctgtctctctctctctcacacacacacacacacaacagtgcaTATACAAAAGTGTGGCAGCAACACTTCAAGGTCTCTACAGTAAAATGAGAGATTTGTATGTAAAACCTTTGGATGTCAATTTGTGCGAGAAATGTATCTAAATTCCTAAGGATATGGTTACTCTCAGCCTGCATTAACCTACATCCAAATTATCATTAATCAAAAATCCTGGGGCCAGAGGCAGGGCAGCCGGAACAGGTCTCTGGTAATGTAACGTCAGAAACAGATAtccatttaatatttcacagctggaacattacattacaggcatttagcagacgctcttatccagagcgacttacacaacttttttacatagcattttacattgtatccatttatacagctggatatatactgaagcaatttcggttaagtgccttgctcaagggtacaacggcggtgtcctacccgggaatcgaacctgcgacctttcggttacaattctagttccttacccactgtgctacactccgtcctacggAACAGCACAAACATACCCATGAACTACAGTATACTTCAGCGCTCCACTGAAGCGGTTTCACATCTAGCCCTCATCCTACTCATCCATGAATCCTTTTGTCAATctgtctcttcttctttttcccttgGAACCTGACACTCAACTGTTAATGAAATGTGTCGGCAATGCAAAAGCTTCACatcaacaaaattaattaaactgctTCAGATGTAATATTTACTGAAAACGCATCGTTAAATGGATACCCTCCAATAATGAACGATAGGGCCCATCTGTTGTTATTTACTCATCAGTGTCTGCAACATTTTCAAGATCTAAAACGAGCATGATTCCACCCTGGGACCCACCAGCTGGGAGGGGATGCTGCTGGGCTCTGAGACACAAAATCAAAAGGACCAGCCGTACGAATCGCAGCTCTCCAGTGAGGAGAACAGCactgaacaaacacaaagactCCAGCAAATATGTGATCGCAGAGCCCAGAGCTAGTTTTATAAATGCTTCCACATTCATTTATGGCTCTTCAGATTAATCTGGCAATGATGCGAATACAAGTCAGTGCAGTGAAAAAAACGTCCATAAATCATACAAGCAAAACAACACCACCAATTAACTGCAGAGTTGGGTTACACCAGTAGTCACAGACTTTAAAATGCATACTTTACCgggtgtgtgtatccgtgtagGTCTTACTACAGTGAATACTGTACTTATGTAAACATGGAAAGCACTTAAAACAAACGCATTGTGTAAATCCCTCTGATACTACAGTACATGCTGTAGTTGATAAGAATTTATCAGGGCCTAAACACACTGAATGTTGAGAGAGCCTTAACACACTAAATGCAGTACTTACTAAGTATTTAATCAGGCCTTAACACAGTGAATTCTGGCTGCACTTGGTAAAAATCAGAGGACCTTCAGTGAGCACTGCACGTGACACAGCCGTGGAAAACGCCTGCTCACAGTGACCACCggctgtgtttacctgtgtgtgcacctgtgtgtgtgcgcgtttacctgtgtgtgcacctgtgtgcgtgcgtttacctgtgtgtgtgcatttacctgtgtgtgcacctgtgtgtgtgcgtttacctgtgtgtgcacctgtgtgtgtgcgtttacctgtgtgtgcatctgtgtgtgtgtgtgtgtgtgtgcgtgtgtttacctgtgtgtgcacctgtgtgtgtgcgggtttacctgtgtgtgcacctgtgtgtgtgcgtttacctgtgtgtgcacctgtgtgtgtgcgtttacctgtgtgtgcatctgtgtgtgtgtgtgtgtgtgcgcgcgtttacctgtgtgtgcacctgtgtgtgtgcgcgtttacctgtgtgtgcacctgtgtgtgtgcgtttacctgtgtgtgcacctgtgtgtggtgtgtgcgtttacctgtgtgtgcatctgtgtgtgtgtgtgtgtgtgcgcgtttacCTGTGGAAGCCCCTACGGCTCCTATCAGGACCGACGGCACGGCCATGACCAGGCAGCCGAACGCGGCCAGGAAGGAGAGGACTTGGGCGTAGGTAGCTGAAGAGGCAGAAAGAACCCGTTGAAAATAGACCTGCCAGGGAATCCCCCCCAACATCTAGAAACAAAAACGCCATTGTAAATACAGACACCCAACAGAAAGAAGTCACACACAGGGCTCTGTTCAATCCTACTGCAATGTGatttgcccttaactt includes:
- the LOC118213786 gene encoding high-affinity choline transporter 1-like; this translates as MAIHVEGLVAIVIFYLLILFVGIWAAWKNKNSGVAEGMDRSENIMVGGRDIGLFVGGFTMTATWVGGGYINGTAEYVYLPGYGLAWAQAPFGYALSLVVGGLFFAKPMRSRGYVTMLDPFQQIYGKRMGGLLFIPALMGEIFWSAAILSALGATLSVIVDININMSVVISALIAIFYTLVGGLYSVAYTDVVQLFCIFLGLWVSVPFALSNPAVSNIGLTAKTEVHQLPWLGSIKTENIFQWMDNFCLLMLGGIPWQVYFQRVLSASSATYAQVLSFLAAFGCLVMAVPSVLIGAVGASTDWNQTSYGPVPPMKRDQSDMILPIVLQHLCPPYISFFGLGAVSAAVMSSADSSILSASSMFARNIYQLAFRQSASDREIVWVMRITIFVFGALATAMALLTGTVYGLWYLSSDLVYVIIFPQLISVLFVKGTNTYGSVAGYVFGMLLRIGGGEPYLKLPPFIYYPGWSRESRVHHLTKNVEYYINQRFPFKTMSMLASFLGNVLFSYLAKYLFESGKLSPKYDFLDAVLSKHSKEIMDKATLVGNDNIILSELAPVKPRLSTALAGTFTNKEALSDGESSPDSSNNENE